The Centroberyx gerrardi isolate f3 chromosome 13, fCenGer3.hap1.cur.20231027, whole genome shotgun sequence genome contains the following window.
TGATAGCACGTGTAAGAAGGTTAAGAAGAATTTATTTTACTGACGTCACCATGCAGGATGTCTGAGTTAGTGATGTGACGTTCGCGAACGATCCGATTCTTTTCAGTGGCTCTTTGGTACGAACGAAGGGAACCGAGTCGTACTTGAGAGCCgttctttttattgttgtgcCCAAATTTCACTGCCTGCCCTAAATCCACTTAACCTGACACGCCAGATGGTCTCGCGTGATCGTGATCTCGCGAATCCAGCTGCCTCGCAAGGTAGAAATATGACCGCCGCTGCTTTTTttatgagaggaggagaggagaggggagggctCCGTCTTATTTCTTTAGAAACTAACGTTATATTATTTTGCGCTACGGACGCTTCATATCCAGGTCaattcacacacctgtgagtattattatgttattgtttatAAGTAAGTAAGCCTTGTTTGAGCCGATGTGGCTCAGAGGCCAGGAGCTCATCTCCTGTTTTTGTCAAAGCAGCTCAGGTGTACACACCCCAGGACAGTTCACTAGTCCATTGCAGGGTTTATACTAGTAGTATCTgtatatttttctctattttattttatttttctctatttttataaTATTGAAATGTTGTGCAGAAGTTGGCTGTAGTATGGGCCTTTTGCacaaagtattattattttgataagtTGTTTTACTATTTATTCTTAAAAATTTTCtcatatgaaatgtttttcagataaTTGTTTATCTATCTGATTTGCACTAAAATCTGTTTTCCACAAAAGTTCATTATACttaggttttttttattgtgccaaTAAGAAGTTTTCTAATACTAAGTGTTGCATGAATTGCATTCAAGGCTAGGcaactttatttacataacacatttcatacagagGGTAAATTCAAAGTAGTAAATTCACTGACAAAGCAGAGGGATATGCCGTCACCTTGTGTAATGTTTACAATGCAGATCATTGACATTAGGTCTGGCAATACGAGTAATTTAGTGCTGCTAAACCTAGTTCACACATACgaaatgaaattatattggTGGGATGTCTAAATTTGAATCTGATCCAAATCTGACCCTATCATTATCATAGTGATTATTTTGCAGATAAACCTAGTAACCCCCGCcccctaaaaaaagaaaaagaaaaaagaacaatgAGCCGTTCTTCTGAACGGCTCTCGGAAAGGAACGGAGCCATAAAATCTGGCTCCCTTCAAAGAGCCGTAATTCCCATCACTAGTCTGAGTGATAAAGTCCTTCACGCTTTCCAAAATTCAAGTTATTATCtctcactgccacttggggccgccaaagtgcaaatTTGCCCTAATATCCACTATATTATAAACGTttaagagtaactaaaccccacctaaaTCTCATACCTCTTTCATCTGATGGCGAAAAGTAAAGGACTGAACTGCCCTTCTGCTATTAGCTGGTCTCTGTGTCCTGTGATGTCATCCTCTATAGAATACAACAGGTGGTGCAATCACTTGCCGCAGCTCACTGCACTGATTTGCCGGTCTTCACGCACATCCACACTGTATGCTGAAGCGAACTTCATTATCATTAGGGGTTCAAGCTTGTAGGGCTgaaaccatagactgtaaaaaaaaagatggacgtagtgacacccataggtttctgaagggccgttttgaagccaaaagcgCTTACAAACggcgccatgttgacattttttggagccggagcagccagcgCGAAGCCGGGGCTTGaccgcagcgccgcctgctattggtctgTGATCAACGACCTGTGTtgactggacaggcgacctgtcaatcactaggaaatcAACCCCGTTCTATAACCGTTATAtgaatgacgcaattattttgaaactCGCCgtatggacacacattagaagaaatgaagctactgagaccataatctcttgtctcttgttcatattttgagtgagaagttgagctgtggtcccGTTGACTTGAATGCAGtcgggcggtttggagtctttttggagccgacctctagcggacattagaggaactgcagctttcagccacttccttattggcttcaaaattcacccgtggttttggcagCATGGCTGAAACCCTATTGAGGTGCTAAACCCCGATAAActgactctttctttctctctttctttctttctttatttcttctttttctccactaAAATTGTCTGCATTTTACTACAAATAGGAACCAGTTATGACGCTATCATGTTATCATTATCCTATCACTATCCTCATCACTTACCATGGATAATACTGAAACCATGGTAACTGTCctctaaaccagtgattctcaaccactttcatatcaaggaccctaatttagtacacaccggggccacggaccccccatttgatgagattttgtctctcaaacccaaatctgagaatatttttatttttagatatgattttgtccagaattccatgagtatctgtattgtaggcagagagataacagagaaactatgaccaaaatagtctttcttctacattctctaattgtgttaacatctagtgaattaaattaaagtTTAACAgttgatcaatttgctggggaccctctggaacccctcaagggaccccacgttgagaaccactgctctaaaccaTGGTAAaattatggtaaaaaaaaaaaataaaataataaaataaaaaaaacagaaaccatGATTATCATGAACCTGTGGCAATCTCATATTTACCAAtacctattattattattattattattatcattattattattattgatgttattattattgttcttctGCCATTTCTCAAATTGCCGGGAGCTGGTAAATCACAGACATCAAAGTTGGACCAATGGTAGATATTGATGTGCAAACGCTGCACAACAAATATTACCCCAGTCGgactgatgggggcgctataattaatgGTCAAAATGTccaactttgaaaggccataactcctACTCCGATTTACACCAAACCTGCTCCACATATCCAGCTCTCTTTGTGCTTCAAATTTGCCTCAGAACCACGAACAAATCTTTTCCATGTTGATTATTTTTCGcgattattgttattgtttttacttTCTAGTTTAATCGTTTTATCCTTACTTTCTTGTTTTTAgacttgttttcattcattttcatttcatacgttttatgtttgattttatttggcTGTTAAAGCACTCTGtggttttttatttattttaatttagctgtagcctatgtattattactattattatcctATTAACATAGCTATGACAtatatgcatgcgtgtgtgtgtgtgtgtgtgtgtgtgtgtgtgtgtgtgtgtgtgtgtgtgtgtgtgtgtgtgacgctgcAAGAGCGCACAGATCTCCTTCACACCGTGCAGCAGTCTGACCGGTAAGGATGGCCTCTTCCAGACCGGCCGCCGGTAACGAGCCACCGCCGACAGACTGGAAACACCCGGCAGATGTTTTGATCAGGAGTTTTTTCGGTCAAACGTTCGTGCTCAGAGCTGAAACACCGGGAGCTCCATCGGGAACACCGGGCTCCCCGCCCGGGCCGCCGTGCGTAAAACACGGGGATCGGTTCACGGAGAgcccggaggaggaggaggaggaagaagaggaggaagaggatgacaCCGACGGAATCGACACCGTGCTTTCTACCGGGAGAAGGCTCGCGGCCGGTACGAAGCACGAGGGACGGAGGGTCGTGCGTCTGAACGTCAACGCGCGCGAGAGGCGGCGGATGCACGACCTGAACGACGCGCTGGACGAGCTGCGCGCGGTGATCCCGTACCCGCACGGGCCGTCGGTGCGGAAGCTGTCGAAGATCGCGACCCTGCTGCTCGCCAGGAACCACATCCTGCTGCAGAGCCGGGCGATCCGCGAGCTGAAGCGGCTCCTGCCCGGCGCGGCACCGGGACCGGGGTTGGGCTTCTACGACCGGCCGGCAGAATACCCGGTTCCCGCCGAGGTGCCGAGCTCCGGTGCCGTTTTCAGCCCCACCGGTGTCGTGATCGGTGATCAGAGCAGCGTTGCTCCATCGACCGGTTCTGACTGGATCGCACTTAATCCGAACTGATGAACCGATGATGCTGCAAAACCAGGATCATCTGGACCGCAGACTGAGTTCAAACCTGATCTGGTAGTTTTTAGCATTATAACGGAGAGTAAAGATCAGGCAGAAATTGACagaaatttatttggaagccgattctaaaaaaaaattccatCAGGACCAAAATTCCCTTTAAGCTGATAGTTTGCTGAGCTAATAATTTACCACACCGACTAAACATTATCTAGTCAGTCAGCAGGTTTAGTAGTTTTGGTGATAAATGATCTGTTAGATGTGGGGATTTTGCTATTATATGATAGTTAGGGTTTTGTGAATTGATGTTCCTGCAGATTATGTGCCAAGTTCAACTCCTGTTGACTCAAACAGATGAGACTGGTTAGATCTGATTATCCAttgtattattacaaaacattTTGTTGCAACTTTGATTCACTGACAATCAGAAACTTAATGTAGAGCTGGTTAGAAACGGGGGGAAATAAGAGCTTTTAGTTTGGCCATGCATTTATTGAAACGGTAAAACGAATCCACCACCTACTGCAGCAGTAATGGATTCTTCCACTGGAGAGAAACTCATCCAGCCTGTTCAGTGTGTGAGCAGCTGAATAGACGGGCTTGTCTGTTCTTAATGTTTCTCagatttttctttactttcatACAGCTGGACCTGAGAATGACTCGCCTGTTTACAATCATTTGATCTCCAAAAATGTTTGAATAAAAATATCGCAAGTGAAATTCTCcatcctcatcttctcctcACCCTAATGTTGGTGTActtttggaaaaataaactgTAGTGATGAATTGGAGATGATTTGTGATGCATTAgtgatagtgttgttgtttcAACATAAAGATCAAAATGTCTACTCAGTGTTATGTTACTTAGCATTAGGGTTTCGGTTTCACAAACCCTATGACAAAAAGTAAAGAGGCAACTGAGAAGGATCTTCAGGTTAATATGATGTTGTCCGTTAGAGACAAGCCTGCAGGTTCATGAAAGTGTAACTGGTTTTGTTCAGGATCAGGACCAAGATCAGGCTGATAACTCAGAAGCAGTGCTGTGTAAtttataataaatacaaaaaataaaattgggCCTCTATAtaaatgctcaccttggattatgacacaagggatattaacatcataccctgtgtattgataaatgaaataataaaaatggaatTCTGCAATGTGTTTGTCAGTGGGAGGAGTTTCAGATGCTAAACAGCGTGTCAGTGAGGTGTGATGAATCTCCATGACGATGATTCACATTTAAACTGAGTGAATCCTCGGCTGAAGCATCTTATTCGCCCCCAGCTGGAAACCCCAAACTCtcaaagaaaagacaaaggacatgaaacataataaataatttaCTCAAGATTGATGAGAGAAATGGTTTAGTGACACAATCAGTGTTACAAGCTGTTCATTCAGTCACACTTTTCATGACTAACAGAAATTTTAGTATCAACAGCAGTAGTGTAGCAActttaaaaactgaaaattatttaaaaaaacaacaggtaaAGACATTATAATTCACATCAAAACACATCAGACTCTGCCGTCCTGCATGAAGCCGTCCCACCTGTACATCTGTCAtagatctgaggttcaggatcaatacaaccaggatacgatgggATCAA
Protein-coding sequences here:
- the LOC139921155 gene encoding uncharacterized protein LOC139921155 is translated as MASSRPAAGNEPPPTDWKHPADVLIRSFFGQTFVLRAETPGAPSGTPGSPPGPPCVKHGDRFTESPEEEEEEEEEEEDDTDGIDTVLSTGRRLAAGTKHEGRRVVRLNVNARERRRMHDLNDALDELRAVIPYPHGPSVRKLSKIATLLLARNHILLQSRAIRELKRLLPGAAPGPGLGFYDRPAEYPVPAEVPSSGAVFSPTGVVIGDQSSVAPSTGSDWIALNPN